From the Bacillus tuaregi genome, one window contains:
- the thiW gene encoding energy coupling factor transporter S component ThiW, which yields MNKTLKLTMTAMFVAIGTLTSHLIYIPIGFTKVFPIQHFLNVLSAVLLGPAYAVLQAFAVSLIRNLMGTGSIFAFPGSMIGALLAGYLFMKTKKLAFAFTGEIVGTGILGGLACYPIATLLLGQKAALFGFIPAFLVSSLAGSLIGLILLSMMLKNPAIKALQQRHL from the coding sequence ATGAATAAAACATTGAAATTGACTATGACAGCTATGTTTGTGGCAATCGGTACATTAACGAGTCATCTCATCTATATTCCAATTGGTTTTACGAAGGTTTTCCCGATTCAACACTTCTTAAATGTATTATCTGCTGTTTTATTGGGTCCTGCCTATGCTGTACTACAGGCCTTTGCCGTATCCTTAATCAGGAATTTAATGGGCACTGGCTCCATCTTTGCTTTCCCAGGAAGTATGATTGGTGCACTATTAGCCGGATATTTATTTATGAAGACAAAGAAGCTAGCCTTTGCCTTTACCGGTGAAATTGTGGGGACTGGAATATTGGGCGGATTAGCCTGCTATCCGATTGCCACCCTGTTACTTGGTCAGAAGGCTGCACTCTTTGGCTTTATTCCGGCTTTTTTGGTTAGTTCTCTAGCTGGGAGCTTGATCGGGTTAATCCTGCTGAGTATGATGCTAAAAAACCCAGCCATTAAAGCTCTCCAACAGAGACATCTCTAG